One segment of Paenibacillus rhizovicinus DNA contains the following:
- a CDS encoding MMPL family transporter: protein MLERFIRGLARAKWAILLGWLAIAAVAVLALPDLASIVRQTEQKFVPADSESVVAKNMLARINPESTTRSSAILVYSREGGMNDQDRAWLKAKASELAGLDGKDGFKSVQSAYETPELASKFRSKDGTTEMLIVGFSGTDNDALTQDAVDSLNERIKGAPEGSKVELTGSAPIGKDFQESSSNGLKKTELLTVGLVLVILLIVFRSPVAPFVPLITIGISLVITRGLVAAATHWGMPVSSFTESFLIAVMFGAGTDYCILLIQRFREELSRDGDKVEALVRTVRTVGKTVAFSASTVFVAFFLIGFAQFGLYQSAVGVSIGVAVTLIAGLTLTPALLMIFGQATFWPSRIADGQGHGESKMWNAMASLAARRPVAILLVTVILLAPLTLLYHNKRSFDDLAEISPSLGSVQGFRQVERSFGSGEVFPLSIAITSDASMRTPEALAAMETASASVAKLSGVKEVRSAVRPLGVQLADLTVTDQLTKTSEALQQLKEGVDKVAGGLTDAESSIAGGQGDVDKLAGGLRTMAGKTKEAQAGLDRIYGGLQQASKGAEQLAGGVGQSVSVSDSMSSDLTALLKSHPELKDDASMRKLMATQQGLSDGLKQLKGGADRLSSSFSQLNPGVAKVAGGLGQLASGQTDAADGAAKLGTGLKNLTGGLSAGAQGLGDVSKGLAQVKEAEQSIGDSQIPGWNLPQSALDSPELQQALDYYIAKDGKTAKIDVVLAVNPYSPEAQDTVGQVRDALRHSLSGSSLADAKVYVSGTSAQISELKSLSKSDFMRTGAFVLIGIFIVLMIMLRSLLAPLYLLLSLVFNFLVTMGIVEFTFVKLLGKEGLSWSASFFIFLIIVALGVDYSIFLMARFKEEYRPGGIRQAMTKAMSTTGGVIVSAAVIMGGTFAALMMSGVNTLLQIGAGIVVGLILYAFVFMGLVVPALANLFGEANWFFGKARKKKKYEGETNV, encoded by the coding sequence ATGTTAGAACGGTTCATCCGCGGCCTCGCCCGCGCCAAATGGGCGATTCTGCTGGGATGGCTGGCGATCGCCGCCGTTGCCGTGCTGGCGCTGCCCGACTTGGCCTCCATCGTCCGCCAAACCGAGCAGAAATTCGTGCCGGCGGATTCCGAATCCGTCGTCGCCAAGAATATGCTCGCCCGGATCAATCCCGAAAGCACGACAAGGTCGAGCGCTATCCTCGTCTATTCCCGGGAGGGCGGCATGAACGACCAGGACCGGGCTTGGCTGAAGGCCAAAGCCTCGGAGCTCGCGGGCTTGGACGGCAAAGACGGGTTCAAGTCCGTCCAATCCGCCTACGAAACGCCGGAGCTCGCTTCCAAGTTCCGCAGCAAGGACGGCACGACCGAGATGCTTATCGTCGGATTCTCCGGAACCGATAACGACGCACTCACCCAAGACGCCGTCGACTCGCTGAACGAGCGGATCAAGGGGGCGCCCGAAGGCAGCAAAGTGGAGCTGACCGGCAGCGCGCCGATCGGCAAAGATTTTCAGGAGAGTTCGTCGAACGGCTTGAAGAAGACCGAGCTCCTGACCGTAGGGCTCGTTCTTGTCATCCTGCTGATCGTCTTCCGCTCGCCCGTCGCTCCTTTCGTCCCGCTCATTACGATCGGCATTTCGCTCGTCATCACGAGAGGGCTCGTGGCCGCCGCAACGCATTGGGGCATGCCGGTATCCTCGTTCACGGAGTCGTTCCTGATCGCCGTCATGTTCGGTGCGGGGACCGATTATTGCATTCTGCTCATCCAGCGCTTCCGCGAGGAATTGAGCCGCGACGGCGACAAAGTCGAAGCGCTCGTACGCACGGTGCGCACCGTCGGCAAGACGGTGGCTTTCTCCGCGAGCACCGTATTCGTCGCGTTCTTCCTGATCGGCTTCGCGCAGTTCGGCCTGTACCAGTCCGCCGTCGGCGTTTCCATCGGCGTGGCCGTGACGCTCATCGCCGGCCTGACGCTGACGCCCGCGCTGCTGATGATTTTCGGCCAAGCGACGTTCTGGCCTTCGAGAATCGCCGACGGCCAAGGCCACGGGGAATCGAAAATGTGGAACGCGATGGCTTCGCTCGCCGCACGCAGACCCGTCGCGATTCTGCTTGTGACCGTTATTTTGCTGGCGCCGCTGACGCTGCTCTACCACAATAAGCGATCCTTCGACGACCTGGCCGAGATCAGTCCGAGCCTCGGCTCCGTGCAAGGCTTCCGTCAGGTAGAGCGATCCTTCGGTTCCGGCGAAGTGTTCCCGCTCTCCATCGCGATCACGTCGGACGCTTCCATGCGGACGCCGGAAGCGCTCGCCGCCATGGAAACGGCCAGCGCCAGCGTCGCCAAGCTGAGCGGGGTCAAGGAAGTGCGCAGCGCCGTCAGGCCGCTCGGCGTTCAGCTGGCCGACCTGACGGTAACCGATCAATTGACCAAAACATCCGAAGCGCTGCAGCAGTTAAAGGAAGGCGTCGACAAGGTCGCCGGCGGCCTGACGGATGCCGAGAGCTCCATCGCGGGCGGACAGGGCGATGTCGACAAGCTCGCCGGCGGTCTGCGCACGATGGCAGGCAAGACCAAGGAAGCGCAAGCCGGCTTGGATCGAATCTACGGCGGCTTGCAGCAGGCATCCAAAGGCGCGGAACAGCTCGCCGGAGGTGTCGGGCAAAGCGTCTCCGTATCGGATTCCATGAGCAGCGATTTGACCGCCTTGCTGAAGAGCCATCCGGAGCTGAAGGACGATGCATCCATGCGCAAGCTCATGGCCACGCAGCAAGGTCTGTCTGACGGACTGAAGCAGCTGAAGGGCGGCGCCGACCGATTGTCGTCCAGCTTCTCGCAGCTGAATCCCGGCGTCGCGAAAGTTGCTGGCGGACTAGGGCAACTGGCTTCGGGCCAGACGGACGCCGCCGACGGCGCAGCCAAGCTTGGCACGGGTCTGAAAAACCTCACGGGAGGCCTGAGCGCGGGAGCCCAAGGTCTCGGCGATGTCTCGAAGGGACTCGCGCAAGTGAAAGAAGCGGAGCAATCGATTGGCGACAGCCAAATTCCTGGCTGGAATTTGCCGCAATCCGCGCTCGATAGTCCCGAGCTGCAGCAGGCGCTGGACTACTACATCGCCAAAGACGGCAAAACCGCGAAGATCGACGTCGTCCTCGCCGTCAATCCGTACTCGCCCGAGGCGCAGGACACCGTCGGCCAAGTCCGCGACGCGCTGCGCCATAGCCTAAGCGGAAGCTCCCTCGCCGACGCTAAAGTCTATGTGTCCGGCACCTCCGCGCAGATTTCCGAGCTGAAGTCGTTATCGAAGAGCGACTTTATGCGGACGGGCGCTTTCGTGCTGATCGGTATCTTCATCGTGCTGATGATCATGCTTCGCTCCCTGCTCGCGCCGCTCTATCTGCTGCTGTCGCTCGTCTTCAACTTCCTGGTGACGATGGGCATCGTGGAGTTCACCTTCGTCAAGCTGCTCGGCAAGGAAGGCTTGTCCTGGAGCGCTTCCTTCTTCATCTTCCTCATCATCGTGGCGCTCGGGGTCGATTACAGCATCTTCCTGATGGCGCGGTTCAAGGAAGAATATCGCCCGGGAGGCATTCGGCAAGCGATGACGAAGGCGATGTCCACGACTGGCGGCGTCATCGTATCGGCGGCCGTGATCATGGGCGGCACGTTCGCCGCACTCATGATGTCCGGCGTCAACACGCTGCTTCAGATCGGCGCAGGCATCGTCGTCGGCCTAATCCTCTACGCGTTCGTGTTCATGGGACTCGTCGTCCCGGCGCTGGCGAATTTGTTCGGCGAAGCGAATTGGTTTTTTGGCAAAGCCCGTAAGAAAAAAAAATATGAAGGCGAAACTAATGTATAA
- the fumC gene encoding class II fumarate hydratase, producing MDYRIEKDSMGEIKVDANRLWGAQTERSLHNFKIGTEKMPRELIHAFAYLKKAAAIVNGGLGKLDEAKASAIASAADEIIAGQWDGEFPLAVWQTGSGTQSNMNANEVIARRAGQLLEAGSGGAGGAKVHPNDDVNRSQSSNDTFPTAMHVAALIAVEDTVLPAIAQLKATLARKSAAFADIIKIGRTHLQDATPLTLGQEISGWVRMLEKAERNIGTAREELRELAIGGTAVGTGLNAPPGFSEKVAAEISGLTGKRFVSAPNKFHALTSHDEIVFVHGAFKALAADLMKIANDVRWLASGPRCGIGEISIPENEPGSSIMPGKVNPTQCEAMTMVVCQVMGNDAAIGFAASQGNFELNVFKPVIIHNFLQSARLLGDAMRSFDEHCAVGIEPNREAIGKYLNESLMLVTALNPHIGYENAASIAKAAHKEGLTLREAAVRSGLITAEKFDEVVRADAMI from the coding sequence ATGGACTATCGGATCGAGAAAGATTCCATGGGCGAAATCAAAGTCGACGCGAACCGGCTGTGGGGCGCGCAGACCGAGCGGAGCCTGCATAATTTCAAGATCGGCACGGAGAAAATGCCGCGCGAGCTCATTCATGCTTTCGCGTATTTGAAGAAGGCGGCGGCGATCGTCAACGGCGGGCTCGGCAAGCTGGACGAGGCGAAGGCGAGCGCGATCGCCTCGGCAGCGGACGAGATCATCGCCGGTCAATGGGACGGGGAATTCCCGCTGGCCGTCTGGCAGACGGGAAGCGGCACCCAGTCGAACATGAACGCCAATGAGGTCATTGCGCGCCGCGCGGGCCAGCTGCTCGAAGCCGGCAGCGGCGGAGCGGGCGGCGCCAAGGTGCATCCGAACGACGACGTCAACCGGTCGCAGAGCTCGAACGACACGTTTCCGACCGCCATGCACGTCGCGGCGCTGATTGCCGTCGAAGACACCGTGCTGCCCGCCATCGCGCAGCTCAAAGCGACGCTCGCGCGGAAGAGCGCGGCGTTCGCCGATATCATCAAGATCGGCCGCACGCATTTGCAGGACGCGACGCCGCTCACGCTCGGCCAGGAGATCAGCGGCTGGGTTCGCATGCTCGAGAAGGCCGAGCGTAACATCGGCACGGCCCGCGAGGAGCTTCGCGAGCTTGCCATCGGCGGCACGGCCGTCGGCACGGGGCTGAACGCGCCGCCGGGCTTCAGCGAGAAGGTCGCCGCCGAGATCAGCGGCCTGACCGGCAAGCGCTTCGTCAGCGCGCCGAACAAATTCCATGCGCTGACGAGCCATGACGAAATCGTCTTCGTCCACGGCGCGTTCAAGGCACTGGCCGCGGATCTCATGAAGATCGCCAACGACGTCCGCTGGCTGGCGAGCGGGCCCCGCTGCGGCATCGGCGAAATTTCGATTCCGGAGAACGAACCCGGCAGCTCCATCATGCCGGGCAAAGTGAACCCTACCCAGTGCGAGGCGATGACGATGGTCGTCTGCCAAGTGATGGGCAACGATGCGGCGATCGGCTTCGCAGCAAGCCAGGGCAATTTCGAGCTTAACGTGTTCAAGCCCGTCATCATTCACAACTTCCTGCAATCCGCGCGGCTGCTCGGAGACGCCATGCGCTCGTTCGACGAGCATTGCGCCGTCGGCATCGAGCCGAACCGCGAGGCGATCGGGAAGTATCTGAACGAATCGCTCATGCTCGTGACGGCGCTGAATCCGCACATCGGCTACGAGAATGCCGCGTCCATCGCGAAGGCCGCGCATAAGGAAGGGCTGACCTTGCGCGAAGCCGCCGTCCGCAGCGGGCTGATCACGGCCGAGAAATTCGACGAAGTCGTGCGCGCCGATGCGATGATATAA
- a CDS encoding Panacea domain-containing protein translates to MVYQIEDVINWLLSKKGMTPKKLQKMLYYAYAWYLTLQNERRNELTNRLFNARFEAWVHGPVIPEVYQMYRDLRFAEIPQYSGPLAEFDEDTIDVLNQVYSIYGGYTGNQLESISHQEIPWINARQGYQPLDRCNEEIRDEDMFDQYIQYVLDED, encoded by the coding sequence ATGGTGTATCAAATTGAAGACGTGATCAACTGGCTTCTTTCCAAGAAAGGTATGACTCCTAAAAAGCTTCAGAAAATGCTGTATTATGCATATGCATGGTACTTAACCTTGCAAAATGAAAGACGCAATGAATTGACCAACAGGTTGTTTAACGCTCGTTTTGAGGCATGGGTTCATGGTCCTGTCATACCGGAAGTGTACCAAATGTACAGAGATTTAAGGTTTGCTGAAATTCCTCAGTATTCAGGCCCACTTGCGGAATTCGATGAAGATACTATTGATGTGCTGAATCAGGTTTATTCAATTTATGGCGGCTATACTGGGAACCAGCTTGAGTCGATATCTCATCAAGAAATCCCTTGGATAAACGCAAGGCAGGGCTATCAGCCATTGGACCGTTGTAATGAGGAAATTAGAGACGAGGATATGTTTGACCAATACATACAATACGTATTGGACGAAGACTAA
- the pxpB gene encoding 5-oxoprolinase subunit PxpB: MKNNLHFAHASSFSVWPLGDRALVIGLKEEGNVPLWKLASELALRIRNLGVSWIVDVIPAYDTVTIVYEPLVVWGLAGAGGLGRNERPLPYDYAVSFIEPLLAHTESADDGEIRIVEIPVCYGGEYGPDLADCAARSGLAEEAFIALHSRFDYKVAMIGFMPGFPYLTGLPEALAQPRRSSPRSRVSAGSVGIAGCQTGIYPLASPGGWQLIGRTPVRLFDPGRGEPSLLRAGDVLRFIPITAEAMVARGDG, from the coding sequence ATGAAGAATAATTTACATTTTGCGCATGCTTCATCTTTTAGCGTTTGGCCGCTTGGCGATCGCGCGCTCGTCATCGGGTTGAAGGAAGAAGGGAATGTTCCGTTATGGAAGCTGGCTTCCGAGCTGGCGCTGCGGATTCGAAATCTAGGCGTATCGTGGATCGTCGACGTTATCCCCGCTTACGACACGGTAACGATCGTCTATGAACCGCTGGTCGTTTGGGGTCTCGCCGGCGCGGGGGGACTCGGGAGGAACGAACGGCCGCTGCCTTACGATTATGCGGTTTCGTTCATTGAACCTTTGCTCGCGCATACTGAGTCAGCGGATGATGGGGAAATCCGCATCGTGGAGATTCCGGTCTGCTACGGCGGGGAATACGGGCCCGATTTGGCCGATTGCGCTGCGCGTTCCGGCTTGGCGGAAGAGGCCTTCATCGCGCTGCACAGCCGTTTTGACTACAAGGTCGCGATGATCGGCTTCATGCCCGGCTTTCCGTATTTGACCGGACTTCCCGAAGCGCTTGCCCAGCCGCGCAGATCGTCGCCGCGAAGCCGCGTGTCCGCTGGTTCCGTCGGCATCGCCGGCTGCCAGACGGGCATCTATCCGCTGGCTTCGCCGGGGGGCTGGCAATTGATTGGCCGTACCCCGGTGCGGCTGTTCGATCCCGGACGAGGGGAGCCGTCTCTGCTGCGCGCCGGCGACGTGCTGCGGTTCATTCCCATCACGGCCGAAGCCATGGTAGCGAGAGGGGACGGTTAA
- a CDS encoding EAL domain-containing protein codes for MEPAQDIVIGIEDIESAIADNRFVIYYQPQISVNDHKIYGAEALTRLIHPVHGLLAPHYFIETSEQDARVAANLFYYICKDAAGWLQEPQLSDWRFSINVSLRTMLGETFKERLAAIFDRGAANRITLELTESEELCSSYSDLRRLFAELQRSGFRIAFDDFGKGQRHLFDVLHLPVDIVKLDRAFVTALSAHAQLSGLFRPLLQEFHSRGILTVIEGIELQEQYRAWRALGIDAVQGYIVGKPMPMELLIDRTTGIESHRY; via the coding sequence ATGGAGCCTGCCCAAGACATTGTTATCGGAATCGAGGACATCGAATCGGCGATTGCCGACAATCGTTTCGTCATCTATTACCAACCGCAAATCTCCGTGAACGACCACAAAATCTACGGCGCAGAAGCGCTTACGAGATTAATCCACCCCGTTCACGGCTTGCTTGCTCCACATTATTTTATAGAAACTTCCGAGCAAGATGCCCGCGTTGCCGCAAATTTATTTTATTATATATGCAAAGACGCGGCCGGATGGCTGCAAGAACCGCAACTATCCGACTGGCGTTTCTCGATAAACGTTTCCCTTCGAACGATGCTGGGCGAAACGTTCAAGGAACGGCTGGCGGCCATCTTCGATCGCGGCGCGGCGAACCGAATCACGCTGGAATTAACGGAATCGGAAGAACTGTGCAGCAGCTATTCCGATTTGCGCCGCCTCTTCGCCGAACTGCAGCGTTCAGGCTTTCGCATCGCGTTCGATGATTTCGGCAAAGGCCAGCGGCATCTCTTCGACGTGCTTCACTTGCCGGTCGATATCGTCAAATTAGACAGAGCCTTCGTGACCGCTTTGTCCGCCCACGCTCAATTATCCGGATTATTCCGCCCCCTCCTGCAAGAGTTCCATTCGCGCGGAATCCTAACGGTCATTGAAGGCATCGAACTGCAGGAGCAATATCGCGCATGGAGAGCACTCGGCATCGATGCCGTCCAAGGCTACATCGTCGGGAAACCGATGCCTATGGAACTCCTTATAGACAGGACTACCGGGATCGAATCCCATCGTTATTAA
- a CDS encoding aldolase catalytic domain-containing protein: protein MNAKNNNNCKIVDCTIRDGGLVNNWDFSVEFVQHLYQTLNEAGVDYMEIGYKNSPKLLKGAESAGPWRFLDDDFLRKVIPQKLNTKLSALVDIGRVDENDILPREESLLDLIRVACYIQDVEKALELVKVFHDRGYETTLNIMALSNVMENQLLEAFELIEASVVDVVYVVDSYGSLDPKDFDYLISKFQKHLPSKRLGVHTHNNMQLAFANTLTAVDKGVELLDASVYGMGRAAGNCCTELLVAHLKNTKYNVRPVLDMIEKYMIPLREKEEWGYIIPYMITGMLDEHPRSAMALRDSADKDKAVDFYDKLTTPEVLHSK, encoded by the coding sequence ATGAACGCAAAAAACAACAACAATTGCAAAATCGTCGACTGCACGATCCGTGACGGCGGGCTCGTCAATAACTGGGATTTCAGCGTCGAATTCGTTCAGCATCTGTACCAAACATTGAATGAAGCCGGCGTTGACTATATGGAAATTGGTTACAAAAACTCCCCTAAACTGCTGAAAGGCGCGGAATCCGCAGGTCCATGGCGTTTCCTGGATGACGATTTCCTGCGCAAAGTCATCCCGCAGAAGCTGAACACGAAGCTGTCCGCACTCGTTGATATCGGTCGCGTTGACGAGAACGACATCCTGCCGCGCGAAGAAAGCCTGCTGGACCTGATCCGCGTTGCCTGCTACATTCAGGACGTCGAGAAGGCGCTCGAGCTCGTAAAAGTATTCCATGACCGCGGCTACGAGACGACGCTGAACATCATGGCGCTCTCCAACGTGATGGAGAACCAGCTGTTGGAAGCGTTCGAGCTGATCGAAGCAAGCGTCGTGGACGTCGTTTACGTCGTGGATTCCTACGGCAGCTTGGATCCGAAGGATTTCGACTACCTGATCAGTAAATTCCAGAAGCATCTGCCGAGCAAGCGTCTTGGCGTGCATACGCATAACAACATGCAGCTGGCGTTCGCGAATACGCTCACTGCCGTCGACAAAGGCGTCGAGCTGCTCGATGCTTCCGTATACGGCATGGGCCGCGCGGCAGGCAACTGCTGCACGGAGCTGCTCGTCGCTCACCTGAAGAATACGAAGTACAACGTACGCCCGGTTCTCGACATGATCGAGAAATACATGATTCCGCTTCGCGAGAAGGAAGAGTGGGGCTACATCATCCCGTACATGATCACGGGCATGCTGGATGAGCACCCTCGTTCCGCAATGGCGCTGCGCGATTCCGCAGACAAGGACAAAGCGGTCGATTTCTACGACAAGCTGACCACGCCGGAAGTGCTGCACAGCAAATAA
- a CDS encoding TetR/AcrR family transcriptional regulator, producing the protein MNRELKKEQTRTRIKEAALTLFSEQGYELTTVEAIAKLAGVAKGTFFNYFSSKDELICDLQGIFAIKEVEKLKDTPGPLVPRLQLLIFEIVKRFELNKPLTRALFQAMLGSGSSLDAHNELLDTLSESLHPLILQAQENGEIRKDMPAEMLAQQAFQSYFGTLIIWAMEMDDEPLDTRMTMTFELFFKGIAPQ; encoded by the coding sequence ATGAATCGCGAGCTAAAGAAAGAACAAACGCGGACGCGAATCAAGGAAGCGGCGCTGACCCTCTTTTCAGAGCAGGGCTATGAATTGACGACGGTCGAAGCGATCGCCAAGCTGGCAGGCGTCGCCAAAGGCACGTTTTTTAACTATTTTTCATCCAAAGATGAACTCATATGCGACCTGCAGGGGATATTTGCGATCAAAGAAGTGGAGAAGCTGAAGGACACGCCGGGTCCGCTCGTGCCGCGTCTGCAGCTGCTCATCTTCGAGATCGTCAAACGGTTCGAATTGAACAAGCCGCTGACACGGGCCCTGTTCCAGGCCATGCTCGGCAGCGGCAGCTCCCTCGATGCGCATAACGAGCTGCTGGATACGTTATCGGAGTCGCTCCATCCGCTTATTTTGCAGGCGCAGGAGAACGGAGAGATCCGCAAGGACATGCCCGCCGAGATGCTGGCGCAGCAAGCGTTCCAATCGTATTTCGGCACGCTCATCATCTGGGCCATGGAAATGGACGATGAGCCGCTCGACACCCGCATGACGATGACCTTCGAGCTGTTCTTCAAAGGCATCGCGCCTCAATAA
- a CDS encoding VWA domain-containing protein: MGNVQKKLAAHAKLAMKAVRAIRTMRASAAILLVLALTLVPLLGGCGSNSNAADNAASSESDANASADKASSDNSGGDSSRLTDRDSTTETHDDSAASDSSDSSHSDDPAEEDRGDSPPPGLERGESSQYDDSKPGQLTAGEWNDTAEWKGWLNLLQSGEGQENTSYWSFYPERRLEVDVVSDGKPVADAAVTLTRDDGEAVWEARTNNEGIAYVYAGLYDEQGSQDKYGVSVSFGDQLKRYGNVPVPRAEALKVELEQPVKTASALDLMLLVDTTGSMGDELDYLKTELKDVVKRVDRDNGQQLAIRVSANFYRDRGDDYVVKPFAFTDDVDKAVAQLSDQHAAGGGDFPEAVDRALENAIDQHEWSDDARARLLFLVMDAPPHHERKVTKRIQELTEEAAADGIRIIPVASSGVDVHTEYLMRFMAAATGGTYLLLTDHSGIGGDHLEPATGIFEVKALNDLLVNVINRYAAQ; the protein is encoded by the coding sequence ATGGGAAATGTACAGAAAAAGCTTGCGGCACATGCAAAGCTGGCGATGAAAGCTGTCCGCGCGATTCGAACGATGAGGGCGTCCGCCGCGATTCTGCTCGTTCTGGCATTGACGCTCGTGCCGTTATTAGGCGGCTGCGGTTCGAATTCAAATGCTGCCGATAACGCAGCGAGTTCCGAATCCGACGCGAATGCAAGCGCCGACAAAGCATCTTCGGACAATTCCGGCGGCGATTCTTCGCGTTTAACAGACCGAGATTCCACAACGGAGACGCACGATGACAGCGCCGCTTCCGACTCCTCCGATTCGTCCCATTCAGACGACCCTGCAGAAGAAGACCGGGGAGATTCCCCGCCGCCCGGGCTTGAGCGGGGAGAATCCTCGCAGTACGACGATTCCAAGCCCGGTCAATTGACCGCAGGCGAGTGGAACGATACCGCGGAATGGAAGGGATGGCTGAACCTGCTTCAAAGCGGAGAAGGGCAGGAGAATACGTCGTATTGGTCTTTTTATCCTGAGCGCCGGCTGGAAGTCGACGTGGTCTCGGACGGCAAGCCCGTCGCGGATGCGGCCGTGACGCTGACGAGAGACGATGGAGAGGCCGTATGGGAGGCGCGTACGAATAACGAAGGGATCGCTTACGTGTACGCTGGCTTATACGATGAACAGGGTTCGCAGGACAAATACGGCGTTTCCGTTTCGTTCGGCGATCAGCTGAAGCGGTACGGGAACGTGCCCGTTCCGCGCGCGGAAGCGCTGAAGGTTGAGCTGGAGCAGCCGGTCAAGACGGCCAGCGCATTGGATTTAATGCTGCTGGTGGACACGACGGGATCCATGGGGGATGAACTGGATTATTTGAAGACGGAGCTGAAAGACGTCGTGAAGCGCGTGGATCGGGATAACGGGCAGCAGCTCGCCATTCGGGTGAGCGCGAACTTCTACCGCGATCGCGGCGACGATTACGTCGTGAAGCCTTTCGCGTTCACGGACGATGTCGACAAGGCGGTTGCGCAGCTGTCGGATCAGCATGCCGCGGGCGGCGGGGATTTTCCCGAAGCGGTGGACAGGGCGCTTGAGAACGCGATCGATCAGCACGAGTGGAGCGATGATGCGCGGGCGAGGCTGCTGTTTCTCGTCATGGACGCGCCGCCGCACCATGAACGCAAAGTGACGAAGCGGATTCAGGAACTGACGGAAGAGGCGGCGGCCGACGGCATTCGTATCATTCCGGTCGCGTCCAGCGGCGTTGACGTGCATACGGAATATTTGATGCGGTTCATGGCGGCGGCGACGGGCGGAACTTACTTGTTACTGACCGATCACAGCGGGATCGGCGGCGACCATTTGGAACCGGCGACAGGCATATTCGAGGTGAAGGCTTTGAACGATTTGCTCGTGAATGTGATCAATCGTTACGCCGCGCAATAG